Genomic window (Brachyspira hampsonii):
CAATCATCTGTCCCATAGACATAACACCCTGTCCGCCAAACCCAGCAAAAATAATTCTTTCTGTACTCATATATTCCTCCTTATTTAAGCATCATTTCTAAAATTACCAAGAGGATAATGCGGAATCATATAATCTCTTATCCACTTATGAGAATCTGTAGGAGATATTCCCCAGTTGGTAGTACAGCTTGTGAGCATTTCCACTATAGAGAAACCTTTTCCAGCAATCTGATTTTCAAAAGCTTTTTTAGTTGCTATTTTAGCCTTTCTAATATTAGCAGGACTGTCTAAAGAAACTCTCTCCACAAAAGCAGCACCTTCTATAGTAGCAAGCATCTCACATACCCTTATAGGTTTACCTGCTTTGTGAAAATCTCTTCCTGCCTGAGTAGTAGTAGTTCTTTGACCTTCCAAAGTAGTAGGAGCCATCTGCCCGCCTGTCATACCATAAATAGCATTATTCAAAAATATTACTGTTATATTCTCGCTTCTTGCTGCGGCATGTATTATTTCTGCAGTACCTATTGCTGCTAAATCTCCGTCACCTTGAAGCGTAAATACAACACTATC
Coding sequences:
- a CDS encoding thiamine pyrophosphate-dependent enzyme; protein product: MIVFEKSKGLSDARTHYCPGCMHGTAQRIIAECVEELGVLEKTVGIASVGCSVLAYKYFSCDMQQAAHGRAPAVATGIKRAIPDSVVFTLQGDGDLAAIGTAEIIHAAARSENITVIFLNNAIYGMTGGQMAPTTLEGQRTTTTQAGRDFHKAGKPIRVCEMLATIEGAAFVERVSLDSPANIRKAKIATKKAFENQIAGKGFSIVEMLTSCTTNWGISPTDSHKWIRDYMIPHYPLGNFRNDA